In Nitrospinaceae bacterium, the genomic stretch AGCCTCGCTTTGCCCCCCGAGCAGGGATGAGCACCCCGAACCTGCACGAGCTTATCTTGCTCGATGAAAAAGCGTTCAGAGAGCGATTCAAAGGAACCCCGGTCATGCGCGCCAGATACGGCGGTTTTTTGCGAAATGTGGCGGTGGCCATTGGAAACACGGGCACGGAAGCCTCTCTTTACCCGCTGGCTCGGGTGCTTCGACACACCGAGCCGCTGGCTCGCGGACATGCTGTCTGGGCACTCAGCCGAATAGGGGCTCGCTTCCGACTTGAAAGAATTCGGAGAATACTGGAAGCTCGTTTATATTCAGAAAGCGAAGAATGGGTTAGCGAGGAGATCGAACTTGCTCTCGGAGAGATGATATCCTCCTGGGATCCTGCCTCCTCGGGGGCGAACATCCAATAGCGAACTTACGTAAGTTCCGGACTGTGAAGCCGACAAAAAGGAAGAGACCATGAAGTCCATCCGCGCCAACAACATCAACATAGCCTATGAGGATTGCGGCAGCGGCCCGCCGCTTCTTTTGCTCCATGGTTTTTCGCTCGATCACTCCATGTGGTCAGCCCAGATGGAGGAACTACAGAGAAGCTACCGCCTAATCGTTCCCGATTTGCGCGGACTGGGAAAAACCGAGGACCCCATTCAGCCATTCTCCGTCGCCGACATGGCGGACGATGCTGCGGCGCTACTTGAGGCTATTGATATCCCGGCTGCGGCTGTAGCTGGTTTTTCTCTGGGTGGCTATATACTTGCCCAAATGCTAATCCGTCACCCGCTGAAAGTTCGCGCGGCAGCTTTCGTGAGCACCCAGGCTGGCGCCGACACCGCCGAGCGGGCCGAGGCACGCGTAAAAACCATGCGGTATGTAATCGACGAAGGCGCCAAAGCGTTTGCCGAGGCGTTTGTGCCCCAGCTGTTCTCGCCCACCTACGCCGCCGCGCACCCAGATGAGGTTGGGCAGACCTACGAAGTCATCTCCGGCCAGAGGCCAAACAGCATTGCGATGCTGCTCGACGCCATGCGCCAACGCGAGGACATGACGCCTTATCTCGATAAAATCAATCAACCCTGTGTGGTAATCGGTGGTGAGGGCGATGCACTAGTATCCTCTCTGGCAATGAGAAATCTTCAGGAAGGTTTATCCGACTGCAAGATCGAATTGATTGAAAGGGTGGGCCACATGTCCACCGTCGAGGCGCCAGACAAGGTATCGTTCGAGCTCGATCAACTCATGCAGCGCGCCGGCATGTGGATGTAATTCGGCACAGAACTGCTAATCCCCTGACCAGCTTACCTGCCCGCGAAGCCAATCGACCTGCCCGGATGCGGCAGCAACG encodes the following:
- a CDS encoding alpha/beta fold hydrolase, coding for MKSIRANNINIAYEDCGSGPPLLLLHGFSLDHSMWSAQMEELQRSYRLIVPDLRGLGKTEDPIQPFSVADMADDAAALLEAIDIPAAAVAGFSLGGYILAQMLIRHPLKVRAAAFVSTQAGADTAERAEARVKTMRYVIDEGAKAFAEAFVPQLFSPTYAAAHPDEVGQTYEVISGQRPNSIAMLLDAMRQREDMTPYLDKINQPCVVIGGEGDALVSSLAMRNLQEGLSDCKIELIERVGHMSTVEAPDKVSFELDQLMQRAGMWM